From the genome of Eremothecium gossypii ATCC 10895 chromosome I, complete sequence:
CTAGCTAAATACCTAttggagatttctgttgTTGACTTTAAGTTTATTGGGATTCTGCCCTCCTTATGTGCTGCTGCATCCATGTTTCTATCCAGAAAAATGTTAGGTAAGGGAAAATGGGATGGGAACTTGATACATTACAGTGGTGGATATTCGACTACAGAATTGGCACCTATTTGTAACATGTTAATGGATTATCTTGTCCAACCGGTGGTCCACGACGAATTATTTAAGAAATACGCGAGTAGGCGTTTCATGAAGGCATCAGTAATATCCAGACAGTGGGCCAAGAAGGTTATGACCAGAAGTTACGATATTATGACTTTACATGAGACACAAACTGAATATTGAGCTTGAATATGGAAAAAAGGGGGTGGAAACGGATAGATCCACGGCACTCATACAGCATTAATCATGACAGTAATAACTAATTGCATTCTTAAGTTAAGAATTGAAGAGTGAAAAGGATAACAACCACCTGTTACTATGTCTAGTGCAGAGGGCAACTGAGAATTGGCTATCCACTAGCTCTAACGCCCCGCATGTTAGCCAATCTACAGTTAAGTGCATGGTCAGGTAACCTATTTTGGATCATGTGGATAGTTGCTAACCCCGCGGATTTACTCGATAAATCGCTACTCCATTTTTGGGAATTCTTGGACTCGAGGAGAATCGTTCTACGGAAACTATCGGAATTATGCTGAAAAAAAGACTTCTTATTACATCGGCACAAGGGTGCGTGCGTAGAGCTGGTGGATAAGTAGGGGTTCTGACCGTCTTAGATTGTTGAACCTTCCTCCGTCTCTCTTCTCGCCATATATATACCAATTTCGCAAACGAACGTGAAGCCTCAAGTAACCAAACGACCACTTCACCTTTTATCACTTTCACTTCTATTTTGTAATTTAGTTTTCCCATCGAAATGTTTTCATTACCGTTTTTTCTAATGTGATGCCAGCATCTTATATGATGCAGGCGATTAGCTAATGTAAAAATAATAGAATGGCATGTATTGCGCAAATGCAAGGTTTGTACTTTGTAGATATTAATAATATAGATGCAAGTGTTTAAAAGGTTTGAAACGACGCAAGGGCTAGTGCAAGGATGTGCTATGGTTTACGGTCCTCGCCATTTGGCCAGTCAACGCCATGTCATGAACCAATACAGCACGTAATTCATAATTCTTGATATTTTTTTTCTATATCTATCTCACAATCTTTTGTTCATCACACCAGGTTTTCACGGCAACCCAAAGCCCCAGTTTTTTGTACTTGTAGATGAGAGCATTCAACTGTGTACTCGGCTCCTGAATATCCTTTATGAGGTCATCACATAACTTTTGGAAATCGAACTTCGCGGAGGTCGTAGCCATGGAGCTGTACCACTCCATAGTGTCGTCCCACTCGAAACCCTCGGCACCGTAGTTGAGCATCATGGCGCAGCGCATGGACATGGCCGCAAGAACGGACGGAGTGATGGCCACGAACTTTGGACAGCACATTGCATACTCTAGGAAGACCTTGGCGTAGTTGCGAGTATTGTGATTGTAGTTGTCTGCCTTGGAGATTCTCCGAAGGAAATTCATCGGGTTTGGCCAGCCAATGTTGAACTCTAACGCGTTGAGGATGTTGCACTCCGACTGCTTCACCTCCTCCACTGTGTACGCGTTATCCGTGATGTAGACATAGTTAGACAATTTCGGCAAGTTTACCTCCTCGAACTTGGCCGCAATTAGAAGTGACGTGATCGCCACGAGCTGTAGTTTGGAGAGCGACACCTTGTTCGTCGAGAGGTAGCGGTCCATGATGTTGATCGCTAAGTAGAGCGCctccggcagcagctggaactTCAGGTGCACCTCTATCAGCCAGTCCACAAGAATCGCCCGCATGGACGGCCGGATGTAAAACGCGCACTGCCGTTCCTGCACGTAGTTCACCACGCACGTTGTCTCCTGCTCCCGCTGCAAGAGGTGCGCGAAGATCTCGTTCGTGTAGTCGACGCACATCGTCAGATCGTCCGCCTCCAGCGCGTCAAGGTCCCGGTGCGGGTGCGGCTCCCGCAccagcgcgccgcgcgccgcctcAGGGCTCTCCGtctgcgccgccggcgacgGGCACTGCCGCTCCGCCTTCGCCTTCTTGCTCACGCGCTTTTCCTCCGGCTCTTGTGTCTCCTCCCCCTCGCTATCGTGGTACACCATCCGCTTCGTCcccgcgccccgcgcccCACCCGCGCCGCTCCCCGTCGCCGCCCCGTCGCGCTCCTGCTTCCGCGTGTTCACGCCCACTGCTCCGAGCGCCTTGCGCGGCACCCCCAGCACCGTGTTGCCGCGCTTCTTCGCTAGCTccccgcgccgccgcgccccgGCTGCTTCGTTCTCGTCCGACACTCTTCTGGTTTCCCCTACCGGACTCATGGCTCCAGTTCCGTGCCCTCACAGTTGCTCTCAACCAGAAGCCGCTCGTCAGCGAGGTGCGCAGTGGAGAGAGTCTCAAAAATACTTTGTGCTTTTGTACAAGACCAGCGATGATCCTCGCTCCCAAGCCTTGACGTGATCTTAGAGCCTGCCAGACGCCAAATTGTAACGTGTAACCAATGCGGAATGCCTACGCGTCGCGCCTGCGCTCTTTCTCCCGTCCCTTTGCATGTGTCTGCGCCGTCGCAACCACCGCAATTTGGCGTTAAAACCAGGGCTGGGTGGACGCGCTGTTCTATACAATTAACTGAGTCTGATCTTATGTAACTGTTGGCAACGCTGCGCTTGTGCGCGCGTAccagcggccgccgcggcagCTGCGATCGCAGCTGGCGCACAGGCATGCGTGCGCCAGGATGGACGGGCCGGGGAAGAAGCCCTAGTTGCAAGGGCTGCGTTCCTGTGCCGAGGCGCAAAAGGCTGGTTCGCTATATAGCGCGACGCGTCGCGTTTTCGCAGCGCACGTGGGCCCGCCGGCGCACTACGGTGCAGTGTAGCGCGTTTTTAGGCACAAGCGCCATCTTAGTATAGTGGTTAGTACACAACGTTGTGGCCGTTGAAACCCTGGTTCGATTCTAGGAGATGGCATTTTTTGCACTGGAACGAGgctatcacgtgacagaAATCCTTGTTTACGTTCCGGATTCGGCAACCGTCTTTCCAGAAACGGAACTAGCGACCGGATCTCTGGGCCTGTCAGTGCGCTGCACAGGAACCTCGCCGTTCGCTGCCGACAGCCCAAACGTCGGAGCAGCACTGTCGCGCAGTctgtgcagcagcaccgtCGGAGCTTCGCCGCGCTGACGCTACTGCCGGGCTGCAGCGGAGCTCTGGCTGGAACAACAGTGGAGACTTTCGTAGCAAGCGAAGGCGAGATTCTCGCCGGTCTGATAAAAACGGTGATGCAGGAGGCATGTCGCTCCAGTCCTACCAGCCCAGTACAGCACTTGAATCCAACCTGTCAACGCGACAGTAAGTCATTCCTTTGAGAACAAACGTGCGGTACAGTTCGGGCAGTATGCAGGGGATCTTGGTGATGGGCTTGGTTGCTGCGGCGTCGGCTGCAAGCCTGACGACGACGTCGACGTCAACGATCACGACGACAACAACGATATACTACGGGGCCGATGGCGTGAACAGCGTGGTGTTGGATATGGCCAAGGGCTTGATGGCGGTGGGGATG
Proteins encoded in this window:
- a CDS encoding cyclin family protein (Syntenic homolog of Saccharomyces cerevisiae YPR120C (CLB5) and YGR109C (CLB6)), which codes for MSPVGETRRVSDENEAAGARRRGELAKKRGNTVLGVPRKALGAVGVNTRKQERDGAATGSGAGGARGAGTKRMVYHDSEGEETQEPEEKRVSKKAKAERQCPSPAAQTESPEAARGALVREPHPHRDLDALEADDLTMCVDYTNEIFAHLLQREQETTCVVNYVQERQCAFYIRPSMRAILVDWLIEVHLKFQLLPEALYLAINIMDRYLSTNKVSLSKLQLVAITSLLIAAKFEEVNLPKLSNYVYITDNAYTVEEVKQSECNILNALEFNIGWPNPMNFLRRISKADNYNHNTRNYAKVFLEYAMCCPKFVAITPSVLAAMSMRCAMMLNYGAEGFEWDDTMEWYSSMATTSAKFDFQKLCDDLIKDIQEPSTQLNALIYKYKKLGLWVAVKTWCDEQKIVR